A region from the Dendropsophus ebraccatus isolate aDenEbr1 chromosome 1, aDenEbr1.pat, whole genome shotgun sequence genome encodes:
- the LOC138786193 gene encoding olfactory receptor 6B1-like: protein MKKIHAVNSTSVSEFLILGFPALNDYKLSFFSIVLAMYCVTICENLLIILLVSTSRRLHSPMYFFLGHLALSDVILVSNIVPKMLEVIVRGGSLTPFVECFTQFYLYGGTICTECFLLTAMSYDRYLAICKPLHYTAMMSVKLRYGLVISSWALSFNLAIITFFLVFELDFCGPNVIDHFFCDFAPLLELSCSDITTVGVEMPILSVLIFLSPFLFIIISYVSIFITIFGISSTSGRQKTFSTCSSHLVVVSTYYGSMLIIYMVPYRGHSLTINKFISLIYIVLTPLLNPVIYSLRNREIQASLMKYFNFFSGKRLLK from the coding sequence ATGAAGAAGATCCATGCAGTCAACTCCACCTCCGTCTCCGAGTTCCTTATCCTGGGATTCCCAGCCCTGAATGATTACAAGTTGTCTTTCTTCTCTATTGTTCTTGCCATGTATTGTGTGACTATATGTGAGAACCTCTTGATCATTCTCCTGGTGTCCACAAGCCGACGTCTCCACTCTCCTATGTATTTCTTCCTTGGACATTTGGCTTTATCAGACGTAATTCTTGTATCAAATATTGTTCCTAAGATGCTGGAAGTGATTGTGCGGGGAGGAAGTCTCACACCTTTTGTTGAGTGTTTCACTCAATTTTACCTTTATGGTGGAACAATCTGTACGGAGTGTTTCTTGCTGACCGCCATGTCCTATGACCGCTACTTGGCCATCTGTAAACCGTTACATTATACGGCAATGATGAGTGTGAAGCTTAGATACGGCCTGGTCATCTCCTCCTGGGCTCTCAGCTTTAATTTAGCAATCATCACATTTTTTTTGGTATTTGAGTTGGACTTCTGTGGGCCGAATGTGATTGACCATTTCTTCTGTGACTTTGCTCCACTCTTAGAGCTTTCTTGCTCTGATATAACCACCGTGGGGGTTGAAATGCCTATCCTCTCTGTTCTCATATTTTTGTCACCTTTCTTATTTATAATCATATCATATGTTTCCATCTTTATCACCATCTTTGGGATCTCCTCCACATCGGGCCGGCAGAaaaccttctccacctgtagctctcACCTGGTGGTTGTTTCCACCTATTACGGGTCTATGCTCATCATCTACATGGTCCCGTACAGAGGACACTCACTGACTATTAACAAGTTTATTTCCCTCATCTACATCGTACTAACCCCCCTGCTGAACCCTGTTATCTacagtttgagaaacagagagatTCAGGCTTCTTTAatgaaatattttaatttttttagtggAAAAAGACTCTTGAAGTAG